A window of the Pseudomonas sp. B21_DOA genome harbors these coding sequences:
- a CDS encoding GAF domain-containing protein — MIDLQHSGRGLEGYGMLAAQLESLLADERDFIANAAQFSAFLFNQLDDLNWAGFYLNRNEELVLGPFQGQIACVRIPFGRGVCGAAAASLQTQRVEDVHAFPGHIACDSASNSELVVPLVKDGRLIGVLDLDSPKLARFGAEDQAGIEQLAAIFLRLTDC; from the coding sequence ATGATTGATTTGCAACACAGCGGCCGGGGCCTTGAAGGCTACGGTATGTTGGCCGCGCAACTGGAATCGCTGCTGGCGGACGAGCGCGATTTCATCGCCAATGCCGCGCAGTTTTCCGCGTTCCTGTTCAACCAGCTCGATGATCTGAACTGGGCCGGTTTCTACCTCAATCGCAACGAAGAACTGGTGCTCGGCCCGTTTCAGGGCCAGATCGCTTGCGTGCGCATCCCGTTCGGCCGTGGCGTATGTGGCGCCGCTGCTGCCAGTCTGCAGACCCAGCGCGTCGAGGATGTGCATGCATTCCCCGGCCACATCGCCTGCGACAGCGCGTCCAACAGCGAACTGGTTGTGCCGTTGGTCAAGGACGGTCGCCTGATCGGCGTGCTCGACCTCGACAGCCCGAAGCTGGCGCGTTTCGGCGCCGAAGATCAGGCCGGCATCGAGCAGCTGGCGGCGATTTTCCTGCGCCTGACCGACTGCTGA
- a CDS encoding ATP-binding protein, which yields MDSRLNAFLERAESVLARIEPLLPAPRPVIDWNTCLAARWQRDGRSGYLLPLEVSLDMRLSDLIGVDRQLEQLGRNTQQFLDGMPANHALLWGSRGTGKSSLVRALLAEHAGAGLRLIEIERDHLADLPRVVEQVAKLPQRFVLFCDDLSFESGEGDYRVLKSVLDGSLEQAPDNVLLYATSNRRHLVPEKESDNENWKRVDGELHPSEAVEDKIALSDRFGLWLSFYPFTQEHFLNVVEHWIGQLAAKAGLSWERDEALDILAVRWATGRGNRNGRCAYQFARYWVGLKLLEHKA from the coding sequence GTGGATTCACGATTGAATGCTTTTCTTGAACGCGCCGAGTCGGTTCTGGCGCGAATCGAACCGCTGTTGCCGGCACCGCGTCCTGTGATTGACTGGAACACTTGCCTGGCGGCGCGCTGGCAGCGTGACGGGCGCAGCGGTTATCTGCTGCCGCTGGAAGTCAGCCTCGACATGCGCCTGTCGGACCTGATCGGCGTCGACCGTCAGCTGGAGCAGTTGGGCCGCAACACACAACAATTTCTTGATGGCATGCCGGCCAACCACGCCTTGCTCTGGGGCTCGCGCGGTACCGGCAAGTCCTCGCTGGTGCGTGCGTTGCTTGCCGAACACGCTGGCGCGGGCCTGCGTCTGATCGAAATTGAGCGCGATCATCTGGCGGACTTGCCACGAGTGGTCGAGCAAGTCGCCAAATTGCCGCAACGTTTCGTGCTGTTCTGCGATGACTTGTCGTTCGAATCCGGCGAAGGTGACTACCGCGTGCTGAAAAGCGTGCTCGATGGTTCGCTCGAGCAGGCCCCCGACAACGTCTTGCTGTACGCCACTTCCAACCGCCGCCACCTGGTGCCGGAAAAGGAAAGCGACAACGAAAACTGGAAGCGCGTCGACGGCGAATTGCACCCGAGCGAAGCGGTGGAAGACAAGATTGCCTTGTCGGACCGTTTCGGCTTGTGGCTGTCGTTCTACCCGTTTACCCAAGAACATTTCCTCAATGTCGTCGAACACTGGATCGGCCAGTTGGCTGCCAAGGCCGGCCTGAGCTGGGAGCGCGACGAAGCACTGGACATTCTCGCCGTGCGCTGGGCCACCGGCCGCGGTAATCGCAACGGACGTTGCGCGTATCAATTCGCCCGCTACTGGGTGGGACTGAAATTGCTGGAGCACAAGGCATGA